A genomic region of Leptotrichia hofstadii contains the following coding sequences:
- a CDS encoding metal ABC transporter permease, with amino-acid sequence MGFSLEIQLIAIMVASACSILGTFLVLKSMAMVSDAITHTILLGIVVAFFAVHDLNSPLLIVGAGIVGVLTVYLVELLNSTRLVKEDSAIGVVFPLLFSIAVILISKYAGNVHLDVDSVLLGELAFAPFNRVEIFGFSVAKGLVTTFVIFLINLSFVVIFFKELKISVFDKALAITLGMKPILIHYILMSLVSMTAVASFEAVGSILVVAFMIGPPITAYLLTDKLKVMIGLSIILGAVASIIGFHFARFFDISIAGSIAVAIGIIFLLTLIFSPKKGLIFTISRKKSQKMAFSVRILLIHLSNHVNTKQEKDECGIDTIDNHLRWNKGFLNKVIGKAKKEKYIYVDGTVYKLSEKGEKYLQLNNK; translated from the coding sequence ATGGGTTTTTCATTGGAAATACAGCTTATCGCAATAATGGTTGCAAGTGCCTGCTCAATCTTGGGAACATTTCTAGTTTTAAAAAGTATGGCGATGGTTTCAGATGCGATAACGCATACTATTTTGCTTGGAATTGTAGTTGCATTTTTTGCAGTTCATGATTTGAATTCCCCGTTGTTAATAGTAGGTGCAGGAATAGTTGGCGTTTTAACAGTTTACCTTGTGGAACTTCTTAATTCAACAAGGCTTGTTAAGGAAGATTCTGCAATTGGGGTGGTGTTTCCATTGTTATTCAGTATTGCTGTAATTTTAATCTCAAAGTATGCTGGAAATGTACATTTGGATGTTGATTCAGTATTATTGGGAGAATTGGCATTTGCTCCATTTAATAGGGTAGAAATATTTGGTTTTAGTGTTGCTAAAGGGCTCGTTACGACTTTTGTAATATTTTTAATAAACTTATCTTTTGTCGTTATTTTTTTCAAGGAATTAAAAATTTCGGTATTTGATAAAGCTCTTGCAATAACTCTTGGAATGAAGCCAATATTAATTCATTACATTCTAATGTCACTTGTGTCGATGACGGCAGTAGCATCATTTGAGGCAGTAGGTTCAATATTGGTAGTTGCATTTATGATTGGTCCTCCAATTACAGCGTATTTATTAACAGATAAGCTAAAAGTAATGATAGGATTGAGTATTATTCTGGGAGCTGTGGCAAGTATTATTGGATTTCATTTTGCAAGATTTTTTGATATTTCAATTGCAGGAAGTATAGCAGTTGCAATTGGTATAATTTTCCTTTTAACATTGATATTTTCTCCAAAGAAAGGATTAATTTTCACAATAAGTCGAAAAAAATCTCAAAAAATGGCATTTTCTGTCAGAATTTTGCTAATCCATTTATCAAACCACGTAAATACAAAACAGGAAAAAGATGAATGCGGAATTGACACTATTGACAATCATTTACGTTGGAATAAAGGATTTTTGAATAAAGTTATTGGAAAAGCTAAAAAGGAAAAGTACATTTATGTTGATGGCACAGTTTATAAACTTTCTGAAAAGGGAGAAAAATATTTACAGTTAAATAATAAATAA